ctgagaaggcgtccatgaacgtcAGTAACTTATGCCCGGCAGTGAAGTCCACGAGCTGGTCTATTcttggtagagggaagctgtcttttgggcatgccttgttcagaTCGGTaaagtctacgcacatcctccatttcctGTTCGCTTTCTTGACCAGGACGACATTGGCGAGCCATTCAGGGTAATACACTTCCCGGATGAATCCAGCTGTCAAGAGTTTGTTAACTTCCTCTGCAACTGCTTGATCTCGTTCTGGAGCGAAGGTTCTCCGTCGTTGCTGGATGGGCTTCCGTTCTGGGTCCACATTCAGCCTGTGCTGGATGACTTCTGGAGATATGcccggcatgtcctcgtgactccatgcaaagacatctaGATTCTCTTTTAAGAACCTTATGAGTCTTGTTCTCATCTCAGGGCTCAGCGTCGTCCCTATCTTGGTCGTCTTGTTCACGCTTCCTTCTACCAATTCCATTGTTTCCAGGGCCTCTATCccgtcttcctctttttcttcaatcatCCACGTGTGGTTTTCTTTTCCAGCTAGGACAGCTTGATAGCATTCTCTTGCCAGGACTTGATCACCCTTCACTTCACTAATGCCATTATTGGtcgggaatttcaccttcaaacagtagGTTGACGTCGccgccctccacttgttgagggtgggcctcccaatgatgacattgtaggataAGGGACAATCTACCACCAAGAAGTCTACTTGTTTTGTCAATTGTACTGGATAGGTCCCTGCGGTCACCGTCAACGTTACTATGCCTCTGGGGTAGACCCTGTCTCCGCTGAAACTGACGAGTGGAGAGTCGAAAGGGCGAAGTCTTTTTGGATCTAATCTCATCTGCTGGAAGGCTGGGAAGTAAATGATGTCTGCGGAGCTTCCATTATCAACGAGGATTCTTTTGGTATTAaacccttctatattcagcaTTATGACCAGGGAATCATTGTGGGGCTGCTTCACTGCCGCGGCATCTCCTTTGCTGAAAAACATATCCTGGTATGTTCGTCGGTGCTTTGACGGAGGTACAGTGTGGACGCTGTTCACCTGTCTCTGGTATGCCTTTTTGAGTGATCTGAACGATCCTCTTGAGAATGGTCCTCCTGTGATtgtgtttatctccccgatcacctTGTGTGGAGACTGGGATGTATGGTCGTCATCTCGGGAGAAGGCTTCATGCTGGGTTTTATTGTCGTCCCTGAACTTACcatattctcctttctttacatACTTTTGTAACTTCCCTTTCCGTATTAACTCCTCTATTTGCTCCTTTAGATCTCTGCAATCCTCTGTATGGTGGCCATGGTCTCTGTGGAACCGGCAATACTTGTTTTTGTCCCGGACATTGGGGGATGAGTGTAATGGCttgggccatttgagataatgctcgtccttgatctgcgtgaaaattttatcaacagGCATAACCAGGGGAGTAAATCTTACCGTCCGAGGACTTTTATCATCCTTCCTCCTGTTCCCGTCATTGTTCCGACGGTCTGGCCGATCTCTCTTTTGCCCCCTACGGTCGTCTTCCCTCTTGGCCTTGTCTCCTGGCTTCTCGATATCTTTTATGGCAGCTAGAGCATCTTCCGCATTCATGTATTTTtgtgccttcaggagcatctcCGCCATCGTCTTCGGGGGGTTCTTCGCGAGAGAGGCCACGAGGTCTCTGGACCTCAGCCCTGCTTTGAAGGTCGTCAACTGCACCTTGTCATTAGCTTCGTCCACCTCTGGAGTTTCCCGGGTGAATCGTTTGACATATGATCTCAGGGTTTCCTTCTCCCCCTGTTTTATGGTGAGTAAGTAGTCTACTGGCCTCCTTGGGCGTTGCCCTCCTATGAAGTGGCGCAAGAAGGCACTACTCAGCTGATCAAAGTTGTCTATGGACGAGTTTGGCAACTTAGTAAACCAttctcttgcagctcctttgaaAGTCGTTGGGAAGGAACGGCACAGTATCTCATCAGGTGGTTGTTGAAGTCCCAGAGTCGTCTTGAAGGTATTAAGGTGATCCTGGGGGTCTTTTAGCCCGTCGAACGGCTCAAGCTGAGGTAAGCGAAATTTTGAAGGCACAGGGCATTCTAGTACCGCGGCGGTGAAGGGTGAATCCGTAACTCTTACCATTTTGTCCACGCTTCGGTCTGTCTTTTCTTTAATGGTGCTCCTCAACTCGTCCATTTCCTTCCTCATTTCTCGAAGGAGGTCCGAGTTCTGCTCGTCTGGAGTAGTTGGTCTATGAGGGGTTCCTCTCCGTTGACTATCCCCTTCTTCCTCCAAGTTATCTTTGGATCGGTTCTCTTCTTGTTGAGCCTGTTAGACTTGCTGAAGCCgcagcttcatttcctggttctgtttggtgagttcttcaatAGTGGCTGCAAGGGCCTGGacttgctgggccaaggctgctgagtctgggttggattccatctgaaTGTAGAGGGTTGATGGGAACTACGCTCTCAAATATGATTCTGAAAATATcgtccccacagacggtgccaaacTGATGAGGTGCAAACTCGTCAGTCACAGTAGGCAGATGGAACTCCCTGTTAGCGCCCAATTATCTTCAAGAAaggggtcaccggtgtggtgcctgccacaacgcctccgatgccaaagttagaacaatAAAGCAATTCACAGAACTAGAAGATAGTAGGTATcttttgagagttttagtatATGTGTACCTTCTGTTGCCAATGTGAGGACTTTATATATGTGAGTTTGACTGCTAGCCGTTGGGGTGTTAATGCCTCTTTCTTGTAACGCCTTCAGCCCAATTATGGGGCTTTTATTAGGCTCCAACGGTTTGCTTTGCTGGTTTTGTAACTGTCTAGGTTATCTGCTGGCGCCAttgaatgattttctttttctcgtcGGTGATGACTCGTTCGTCGTCAAGGTTTACCTCGTCACTAGAATTGATCTCATCAGGGTAATGTGATCTCGTCATtcccatcatatatatataataaaaaaaaagaaaataaaaaaaaagaagaaaaagttgagACATATCCTAGTTCTTTCAAAAGTGATTTAAAATATACTATTGAGTATATAGAATATTATTGAAGTTGTGATCTCACAGCTCATAGTGTACGTAGCAATAAGCTCTTGATTATTTATTATCTACGAGTTTTATTGTTGAATTATAATTGTTTAGTATTTGATAATTGATATCCAAACCTCAAGAATAAATAACAAAGAATCAATTGAAACATACAGATTTGTGAATCCATCtaaatcaaaaaaacaaaagatatataAATCAAATTACCATATACATAATAATTGATTACTTGCCATCACATACTCCCACAGTCAAAGCTTGATGCtcttctcaaattctctcttctattttctaCGTCAGATGATGCTTTTTTATCCGAAGCattgatgtaaaatatttatagGTTTGAATTTAGATGAAATATAGACTATAGAGTTTTATTGGATCCAAACCTCTCTAACCGGAGTGTAGCATTAGTTTTGAGTCAAACTTCTCTAACCAAGAAAACAAAGTAAATGGTATTTTATGAAGAACTTTAAATGTGcttatctctttttttctttttttgagatagaaaaCGTGCATGATTTAGTGAAGAGGAAAGGATGTGTGtgtttaaaataaatgataatgataagtttgagtttaagttagacttgttagagagatagagtttcactcattattaagtttggactaaacaaatataattttatttaaaaaaatgataataataatgttttttagaaaaaaatattatgttgatgtaaaaaattatgagaGTTTCAGaagtttcagttttatatatgtatatagatTTTCACGAAAAGAATATGCCACAACATTACTAGAAAATGTACTGTATTCTAGAACGTGGATGTATTAAAAAAGTCTTTTATCGCAACTATATGATGGTTTAGTTTTACTCTTTGAATCATGACAAGCTAATTTTggtgaaaaagaaattaaaaaaggaaCCTACTAGAACGACCGAGCTAGGATTAGAAGCCTTACAAATTGGTTAACTCCCAAGGGTTTTTGGTTCTTACACATCCACAATTTCACCTCCTTTTTTTCacagttactttttttttttttttttttttttttttttgagaattaaacTAAACAAGTTACTTTTATGTGTTATATGAACAAATgtgaaagaatatttttttcactCCAAATTCCCCCGCAAAACTCACAAAAACATCTCAAGCCCCCGGGTTCAAAGTTCAACCAATGCGCAAAAATTCACGTTGAAATCAGATAAATTAGAGTCGGCATGACTTACAGATTGCATAGGTTTGTCTTCAATTTCCCCAGTGAAAACCTGTGGACGCTACCTTAAGTCATGGGTGAATAAGACTGGTTACTTCGTCTCAGCCTCACACGTtcttaaattgaataaaaagcaAAAGTCTATTCAACATAATACAATTACAGTCATTCTAGAGAACCCGTTGTTGTAAATATACCAAATTCCTCGATCTTTATGTTTCTCCAACGAAATAACGACCTTGGTGCCGTATAAAAGACTCTACCGATCACCAGGACAATAAGTATACCTACTGAAAAGTCCAAGTCTTCACtaaaagaaaatgaccaaaaaaaaaaacttccaagCCAAGTTTCCCCGCATGGACCGCATTGATATCCGCAACCACATATAAGCTTCTATATATACCCAACAAAGTTCTTCAAATTATTATCACCATACCACATTCAAGTTCATCATACTTGTTAGTTCTTATATACCACCAATTTAAAGCAACGACATCATACAATGATGAAAACCCTGGCACTCTACAGCCTTACCTTGGCCTTCTTTTTCCTATCTGGTACGCCTCCCCCCTAATCACTATCCCACATTGCATCgtccaaaactctctctctcatcctttAGAAGTGCTGATATACAcccaaaataattacaaaattcttGTCTGTGATGAATCATTTTCTCGAAAACATCAAAAAACATGCGGTTTTTTTGCCCCATTCAACATCACATTGGGAACCAAATAAAGTCATGAAACCCCGCGAAGGAATAGAGTTCATGCACATTCTTTTCATCACgaatcttatttatttacttttgataattaaaaataattggaACCCGTTGAATCATAACCATACATCATCATGATACGTACGTGTATCTACACGTTAGAATTAATGTTGCATCTGCTACATatattttctgcttacaatacaggttttgttttcattttcaaaatgatGACAAGGATTTTGGTTTATATATGTTGCATGCAGGTGCTCACTCTGCTAGAATAACTTTCACAAACAACTGTCCATATACCGTCTGGCCAGGAACCTTAACTTCGGATCAAAAACCTCAATTATCTACTACTGGGTTTGAGTTAGCATCTTCAGCATCCTCAGCAATAGATGTCCAAGCTCCATGGAAAGGCCGATTCTGGGCCCGAACTCTATGCTCCACAGACAGCTCCGGAAGGTTCAGCTGTGCTACTGCAGAATGTAGCTCTGGTCAGGTTTCGTGCAATGGTAACGGTGCAGTTCCGCCAGCTTCTTTGGTAGAAATCAACATAGCCGCCGATGGTGGAATGGACTTCTATGATGTTAGCCTTGTAGATGGGTTCAACTTGCCTGTTTCAGTAGCCACACAAGGCGGAACTGGCGAATGCAAGGCCTCAAGCTGTCCAGCCAACGTGAACGCGGCTTGCCCAGCAGAGTTGCAAGTGAAAGGGTCTGATGGGAGCGTTATTGCTTGCAAGAGTGCATGTACCGCTTTCAATGAACCACAATATTGTTGCACTGGCGCATATGACAAGCCTGAAACATGTCCACCCACAAACTACTCTCAGATCTTTGAGCAGCAATGTCCTCAAGCTTATAGCTATGCTTATGACGATCAGAACAGCACATTTACTTGCTCTGGTGCACCCAACTACGTTATTACTTTCTGTCCATAAATTAGGAAGTGGAATTATGCGTTCCCTTCTCTTTAAATAGTAATAAGAAGCTGATAAGTTTCATGTACTAAGGCAGATATATATTTGTatcaatgaaataaatatttgaataaaaCGAAACAAATTAATATCCTCACAGGAGGCTTCTGTCATCCTTACATTTACTATATATGTGCACCCTTCCAATTCCCCTATAACTTTTACCGGATGACTCACCCTCAAAGCAAGGATATCTTCATAGTGTATCCTATTGATCGCATGCAAGGTTAtctttaattgaattaattgaaattagTTGCATATCAAAAGATCAAAGTTTCTTTCTAAACTAGTTCGGAGAGAAACTCATCaaacttcttttatatatatattcgatttttttgaaattttgcaagcatgaatgatataataagaacatgtaatccaacggttagattttcaaaatgcaCACTgaatataaagatatatgaaGATTTTGAAGGGTTTCTTTCTAAATtagtttgaagaaaaactttGCTCTTGTCAAAATCTCATGGTTTGATTTTCACACaaagaaggaaattaaaaattctCACCACATGTTTGTATTCAAATGTCTGATTCCTATGTgtatttgttatatatttgtattcaaatactt
The sequence above is drawn from the Quercus robur chromosome 7, dhQueRobu3.1, whole genome shotgun sequence genome and encodes:
- the LOC126691962 gene encoding thaumatin-like protein 1: MMKTLALYSLTLAFFFLSGAHSARITFTNNCPYTVWPGTLTSDQKPQLSTTGFELASSASSAIDVQAPWKGRFWARTLCSTDSSGRFSCATAECSSGQVSCNGNGAVPPASLVEINIAADGGMDFYDVSLVDGFNLPVSVATQGGTGECKASSCPANVNAACPAELQVKGSDGSVIACKSACTAFNEPQYCCTGAYDKPETCPPTNYSQIFEQQCPQAYSYAYDDQNSTFTCSGAPNYVITFCP